GCCGCGCTCGGCTCCCGCGCCCGGCCCCGCTCACTGGCCAACCCGATGCTGCTCGTCGCTGTCGCTGTCGCCTTGACGCTGCAGTTGGCCGCGCTGTACCTCCCCCTGCTGCGCGACCTGCTCGGCACCGAACCGCTCGCCGGCACCGACCTGCTCATCGTCGCCTGCCTGTCGACCCTCGGATATGCCGCCGTCCGCCTGGACCGGATCCTGCATCCCAGCCGCCGGGATCGGACGCCCGTCAGCGGACGTCGGAGAACCCGCCAGTGATGTGTCCGGAGGAACACTGAAGCCCGTCCGGGCCAATCGGCGTCGGACCGGGTAGGCGAGTGCGCCGACGGCGAGGACCGCCACGCCGGACAGGACCGAGGTGAGGGGCAAGGTGGCAGCAAGAGTCAGGCAGCCGGCGAGGCCGAGGACGGGGACCGTTCGTGGCGGGCGGCCCTCCGCACGAGTCAGTGTCCACGCGGAAGCGTTGGCGATCGAGTAATAGACCAGGACGCCGAAGGAGGAGAAGCCGATCGCGCCGCGCAGATCGGTGACCGCGGAAAGGGTCGCGACGACGAGACCGACGGCCAGTTCGGCGCGGTGCGGCACCTCGAAACGGGGGTGCACGGCGGCGAGAAAGTGCGGCAGGTGCCGATCGCGGGCCATGGCGAAGGTGGTCCGGGAGACCCCGAGGATCAGCGACAGTAACGATCCCAGTGCGGCCGCGACCGCACCGGCTCGGACCACCGGCACCAGCTCCGGGATGCCGGCGACGCGTACCGTGTCCGCCAACGGTGTTGTCGTGGAGCTCAATTCGTGTGGACCGAGCACGGTCAACGCCGCGATGGCGACCACCGCGTACACCGCCGTCGCCGAGGCCAGCGCGATGGGGATCGCGCGCGGGATGGTGCGGGCGGGGTCGCGGACCTCCTCGCCGAGGGTGGCGATCCGCGCGTAGCCGGCGAAGGCGAAGAACAGCAGGGCCGCGGCTTGCAGCACGCCGGAAACCGAGAGGTCGGCGCCGATCGACAACTGCCGGATATCGGCCGCCGGGGATGTGAACGCGGCGACGGCGGTCGCGGCGAGCACGCCGAGGACGACAGCGACGAGGACGCGAGTCAGCAGCATCGACTTCTGGACGCCGCGATAGTTCAACACGCTCAGGGCCACGACCGCGGCGACGGCGACCTCGTGGGCTCGGCTCGGCCACGCGTAGGCGCCGACGGTCAGGGCCATGGCCGCGCAGGAGGCGGTCTTGCCGATCACGAATCCCCAACCGGCCAGGTAGCCCCAGAATTCGCCGAGGCGTTCGCGGCCGTAGACGTAGGTGCCGCCGGAGGCGGGGTATCCGGCAGCCAGGCGCGCCGAGGAGGTGGCGTTGCAGTAGGCGACCACAGCGGCGATCGCCAAGCCGACCGGCAGCCCGGACCCGGCAGCGGCCGCTGCCGGGGCGAGCGCGGCGAAAATGCCCGCCCCGATCATGGACCCGAGCCCGATGACCACCGCGTCACCGACACCGAGCCGACGCGCCAACCGGGGACTGGACAAGGTCATGGCAGGCGGCTCCTGACACGTTCACGGGCCGTGACATCGGTGAGACTAGGTGATCTCGGGATCGATATCGCGGTACGGCAGAGAATTCACTCACCGTCCATGTGGCCCGGACATGCCGTCGATCGGATGCGCCCACCCGCCGCCAACGGGCGAATGACTCGGTCGTGCACCGCCTGGACGACGAACAGCGGCGCGGCGGGCCGCCCACGACGTAACCAGACCGCCTCCGGAACAACCCCACAAACCGAGCCGGGACGCGGTCGACAGGGCCAACGGCCGGAACGGCTGTGCGGCGCGAATCCCTTCCAGCACACGGTAACCCGGTTCGCGCGCCGTACCGATCCGGCCGTCCGGCCCCTCGTGGCCGGGTACCGAAACAGTGATGCCGGTTGCGGGCACTCCGGCCAAAGGGTTATGCGGAATCGAGCTGCGCATGTGGTTGCGCGGGCACCGGAGCCGACGCCGGCCAGCGCACCACACCACCGGGGGCCAAGCGTTGTTGCTCTCCGGCACAATGGATCTCGACCGCGGGTGCTACGCCCGGATCGGAACGGACCTCGACCCGGGCGGTGTCGATGCGCACGGTGAGGCGATGGCCTCGGTACACGATCGGGAAGGTGAGGCCACCCAGTTCGGGGGGCCAGTGGGGATCGAGGATCAATCGGTCGTCGCGAATCTCCAGGCCGGAGAAGCAACGTTGCACCAGATCGACGCTTCCGGCCATGGCGCCCAGATGAATTCCCTCCTCGGTGGTGCCACCCTGGATGTCGGCGATATCCGAGTCGAGGACCTGCTCGAAGAATTGCATGGCGCGAGTTCGGTTGGCGCGGGC
This DNA window, taken from Nocardia sp. BMG111209, encodes the following:
- a CDS encoding lipase family protein — translated: MRSSIPHNPLAGVPATGITVSVPGHEGPDGRIGTAREPGYRVLEGIRAAQPFRPLALSTASRLGLWGCSGGGLVTSWAARRAAVRRPGGARPSHSPVGGGWAHPIDGMSGPHGR